A stretch of the Papaver somniferum cultivar HN1 chromosome 6, ASM357369v1, whole genome shotgun sequence genome encodes the following:
- the LOC113291781 gene encoding uncharacterized protein LOC113291781 produces MRGGGITRPKEHITQIRGNVSSCLKASAEVINEIRLADNIKKLKKSHRDDVDAMYQRTKSDEKSDADTDDEDLDVQEVEKVSNVGSASGSQEVVQSQRKRKFKRQSNCRGPIDLLMQTDHRKTQQATLERNSSAKEKLLKDAWKSISAWMTENSISFNTVRCPSFQEMIYAIGEYGKAMPAPSYHQIRTNLFKEQLEEMKKFVDTFRVHWKRYGCSIMSDGWTDGKKRHLINFLVNCPKGSVFLKSVDASDRTNDADFIRELIKEVINDVGKENVVQFITDNGSNFKKAGKDLMLEYPNLFWTPCGAHCVQLMLEELGDKLTRIKTAVILGKRLVTYIYAHFQILCLMRKMTGGDLHRSTKTRFATQYYTLESLQKYKNSLQMMFVNDRWAKSRFAKENVGINALKIVTSSTFWEDVDYSCSVLKPLVKVVRLVDIERKPMMPCFYDAMRIARHQLEKNFSEDCDTWAIINACFEKRWKKNFNHALHCAAYYLNPSIFYNIETYEMDSNEKYIEIKRGLHTIMERLIPNEDELDQATSELRKYADAVGILGSPSCKRRRTKDQPHDWWITFGGIDVPNLQKFAIRVLSLTCSASPCERNWSTFQNLHSKKRNRIKQQKLNDSVFIQYNKKLQRRYTEIQQYNDDDKANDPIFLEERDDNDEWLDLRNLNDLDMLGDNVSFNDLQETVGEERETFGSGGASSSRSKSTFPTDSEYDGYDTDELMLDTEKGLLVVAENDGVTQDDNIYDYSNYVD; encoded by the exons ATGCGTGGTGGTGGAATTACTAGGCCTAAGGAGCATATCACACAAATCAGGGGGAATGTTTCTTCATGTTTGAAAGCATCGGCTGAAGTTATAAATGAAATTAGACTAGCTGACAATATAAAGAAGTTAAAGAAATCTCACAGGGATGATGTTGATGCTATGTATCAACGTACAAAATCTGATGAGAAGTCTGAtgctgatactgatgatgaggacctTGATGTGCAAGAAGTTGAAAAGGTTTCCAATGTGGGAAGTGCTAGTGGTAGTCAAGAAGTTGTTCAGAGTCAgaggaagagaaaattcaagagacaGAGTAATTGTAGGGGTCCCATAGATTTACTCATGCAGACAGACCACCGTAAAACTCAACAAGCCACTCTTGAAAGAAACAGTTCAGCGAAAGAGAAGTTACTGAAAGATGCATGGAAAAGCATTTCAGCTTGGATGACTGAGAATTCCATATCTTTTAATACTGTTCGTTGTCCAAGTTTCCAAGAAATGATATATGCAATCGGTGAATATGGGAAAG CTATGCCCGCGCCATCTTACCATCAGATTCGTACAAATCTTTTCAAGGAGCagttagaagaaatgaagaagtttGTTGATACATTTAGGGTACATTGGAAGAGGTATGGATGTTCTATTATGTCCGATGGTTGGACAGATGGGAAAAAGCGACATCTTATCAACTTCTTGGTGAATTGTCCTAAAGGGTCAGTTTTCTTGAAGTCTGTGGACGCGTCAGATAGAACCAATGATGCTGATTTCATACGTGAGCTTATAAAGGAGGTAATTAATGATGTTGGGAAAGAAAATGTGGTTCAGTTCATTACCGATAATGGTTCAAACTTTAAAAAGGCTGGGAAGGATTTAATGCTTGAATACCCAAATCTATTTTGGACTCCTTGTGGTGCTCATTGTGTCCAGTTGATGCTAGAAGAACTTGGTGACAAGCTTACACGAATCAAGACAGCCGTCATTCTAGGTAAAAGACTTGTTACATACATTTAtgctcattttcaaatattgtgcTTGATGAGGAAGATGACAGGTGGAGACTTACATAGGTCTACAAAGACTAGATTTGCAACTCAGTATTACACACTAGAAAGTCTTCAAAAGTATAAAAATTCTTTACAAatgatgtttgtgaatgataggtGGGCAAAAAGTAGATTTGCAAAAGAAAATGTTGGAATTAATGCACTTAAAATTGTTACAAGTAGTACATTTTGGGAAGATGTTGATTACTCTTGTAGTGTGTTAAAGCCTTTAGTTAAGGTTGTAAGACTAGTGGATATCGAGCGCAAACCTATGATGCCTTGTTTTTATGATGCAATGAGAATAGCAAGGCATCAATTAGAGAAGAATTTCAGCGAAGATTGTGATACTTGGGCTATAATTAATGCTTGTTTtgagaaaagatggaagaaaaacTTCAATCATGCTCTACATTGTGCTGCATATTATTTGAATCCATCCATATTCTACAATATTGAAACTTATGAAATGGATAGTAATGAaaagtacatagaaatcaaaAGGGGACTTCATACAATAATGGAAAGGCTTATACCCAATGAAGATGAGCTTGATCAAGCTACAAGTGAATTGAGAAAGTATGCTGATGCTGTTGGGATTTTGGGAAGTCCAtcttgcaaaagaagaagaaccaaggaTCAACCTC ATGATTGGTGGATTACATTTGGAGGAATCGACGTGCCTAACCTGCAAAAATTTGCAATCAGAGTATTGAGTCTTACTTGTTCTGCTTCCCCATGTGAGCGAAACTGGAGCACATTTCAAAAT TTGCACTCGAAAAAACGAAATCGCATAAAACAACAGAAGTTGAATGATAGTGTCTTTATCCAATATAATAAGAAATTGCAGCGTCGTTACACAGAAATCCAACAATATAACGACGATGATAAAGCAAATGATCCTATTTTTCTGGAGGAGCGTGATGATaatgatgaatggttggattTACGAAATTTGAATGACTTGGATATGCTAGGTGATAATGTAAGTTTCAATGATTTGCAAGAGACAGTGGGTGAAGAACGTGAGACATTTGGTAGTGGAGGTGCTTCTAgttctcgaagcaagtctactttTCCAACCGACTCGgagtatgatggatatgatacCGATGAATTGATGTTGGACACTGAAAAAGGGCTACTCGTTGTTGCTGAGAATGACGGAGTTACTCAAGATGATAATATctatgattattcaaattatgttgatTAG